TGATATGGACACACTCCTTACGCCCCTTCCCTGTCGAGGTGCAAGAGCTGTGACCCATCTAAGGCTAAGCTAACAAGGCTTCGCTCTTTAATTCGCAGCGAACGTCCATCATTAAGGGTATCAATCGTCAGCATCACACCTGCAACATCAATTGAGTACCGAATGATATTGCCTAGAATTGTGACCGAATAAACCGTACCTTCTACGATTCGTTTTCCTGCATGTACGGCATCGGAACGGGTTTCCTCACTCAGGAGAAGGACCGATTCGGGCCGAATAGCGAAGCTTTCCGACGCACTGTCCAGCTGTTCAAACAGCCTGAGCGCTTCAGGCCTTGTTAGCACGTTGTAGCTTCCCATAAAACGAGCAACAAATTCCGTTCTCGGAGTCGTATATACCGCTTCCGGGGTCCCCTCCTGAACAATACTTCCCTTATTCATAAGACATACCCGATCGGATAAGGTTAACGCCTCCTCCTGATCGTGGGTTACGAATATTGTCGTCATATTGAATTTCTTCTGGATGTCGCGAATTTCCGTTCGCAGGTTTTTACGAATTTTAGCATCCAATGCACTAAGCGGTTCATCAAGTAATAGAAGCTTGGGCTGAACAGCAAGCGAACGAGCAAGCGCTACACGCTGCTGCTGTCCGCCGGATAGGTGCTGGGGATATGCATCGCGTTTGTCCTCTAAGTCAATAAGTACAAGCAATTCCTCGGACCGATTGCGTCTAGCTTCCTTGGAGGCACCTCTCATTTTCATCCCATATTGAATATTCTCACTGACCGTTAAGTTGGGAAACAACGCATAGGATTGGAATACCATCCCGATCTCTCGACTTCGTGGGGGAAGATTCACGATATCCTTCTGTTCTAGCAGCATCCGTCCCCCATCTATTTCCGTGAGACCTGCTATACAGCGAAGAAGCGTGCTTTTTCCACAGCCAGAAGGTCCGAGTAACGTCACGAGCTCTCCTTCTCGGATTTTCAAATCCACATTGTTCAGCACGCTCGTATTCCCGAATTGCTTACGAATGCCTTGCAGCTCCAAATACGCGTTCATCCCTGTACCCCCTTGTTCATTTTTTGGCCGAGCTTCATTAAAATCATGGACAGCAACAAAATAAATACGAAATATGAAATCGCAATGGCGCTCGCCAAGTGTCCGCTTTCTCCGACCCGTTGATAGAGGTAAACCTGAATCGTTTGGATATGCCCCCCAACTAGCAGATTAGTCAGCACGAATTCCCCAAATAGCACAGAGAACGATAATAACGTTGAAATGATAACCCCAGGCCATATATTTGGTAGCACGACGCTCCTAAAGGCTTTAATTCTAGTGGCACCTAGCATCTCTGCCGAGTTAAGAAGCTCTACCGCCGAAACTGTTAATAGACTATTGCGAATCCCCTGATACATATAAGGTAAAATAACGATGAAATAGGCACCGATTAGAATATAAGCCGTTCCGGTGATATTAATTGGTCCAGAGGAATAGGCACGAATGAGTCCGACCGCCGCTACAACCCCAGGTACAGCGTAGGGAAGCACAACAAGACCTTTCATGAACGTCTCCCACTTAGGTAAATAAACCGTAATGATAAATACAGCAGGAAGCATAATAACTAAACTAAACGCTACACTTATGCCGCACAAATACAGAGAAGTCCATAGCGCATCCAGAAAACGAATATCCTGAAACATTCCACTGAACCATTCTAACGTCCACCGCTCAGGAAGCACGGTTGCCTGCCAATCTTTAGCAAATGCATAGATGGTAGTCGCAAGTAAAGGAAGCAGCAAATAGATCATGAGCACGAGCATAAGTGATCGGTGTGCCCAGCCTGTCTTCTTCTTTGTACCCATTACAGCTCCTCCTTCACAGATGATGCACCCCATGGTCGCAATAGCTTACGACGAGAACGAGCTTTTCTAGCAAATGCGTGAGTGGAATTAAACATCTGAGAACGCTGAGTCATTTTATGATTGAGGTACACCGCCAGTAAGGTAGATAACGCAAGAATAACAGCGAGCGCATTACCAAGCTGAGGCTGATTTACCACGTCACCCGACACCAACGAGCCAATCCGAACAGCCAGTAAATTGTAATTCCCCCCTACTAGAGCGTAGGCCGTTGCATAGGCACCCATCGCGTTCGCGAAAAGAATTCCCAACGTTCCGAACACGGCGGGCGTCAGAATCGGAATACCGATTGTTGTCCAGAATCGCCACTTACTAGCTCCTAGTAGAGACGCCGCTTCCATCCACTGCTCCCGAATGCCATAGAAGGAAGGATATAATAGTAGCAACGCGAGGGGAACCTGAAAGTATACATAGACTAGAACAAGCCCCGACCAGCTATACAAATTAAAATCGGCGAACACACTCCAGCCCCATTGCTTAAACAGTAGCGTAAATACCCCATTGCTACCAAGTAAGATAATATAAGCGAATGCGAGCGGAACACCGGCAAAATTCGAAGTCATGTTGGAGAGCATTAGAAGTCGATCCCGCACCCTTGGCGAGAAGCGTGTAATCGAATATGCGCAAATAAGTCCAACGATAATACCGATTACACTCGAAAAAATAGAGATGAGCAGACTGTTCTTAATGGCCTGTAAATAATACTTACTATTAATAATTTTAGTGTAAAAATCAAAGGAAATACCCGAGCCCGCTTCTGGCTTTAAGCTACCGGTGAGCATAGATAAGATTGGGGCAAATTGAAATGCGATCACCATAATCGCAAAAGGGACTAGCCCTAGAAAAACCCATCGATTTCTACGCTTCATACCGCCCACTCACCTTCCTACATAAATAAGAGAGGGCGCCTTCGGCATGAACAAGAAGACGCCCCAATACTAGTGATACACGTTACATTAATGCTTGCATGTTTAACTGATTAGCTCATGTGTACAAGAACACGTTCTTGCCACAGCTGCGGAATCGTCTTCGCTGTAGCTTCCCACACCTTGAAATCGCCAACCGGTTTAACGTTAGCATAATCTGCAGTAGGTAGAAGCTTTGCTGCTACGTCATCAGGCAGCTTCACACTGTCACGAATAGGTCTAGCATAACCTTTTGCCAAATTAATCTGACCTGCATCGCTCAAAATATATTCACGAGCAAGTTTTGCCGCATTCGGATGCGGGGCATATTTATTAATAATGGTAGCATACCCGCTCACAACGCTGCCTTCTTTCGGAATAGCTACGTTATATTGATCCTTGCCAAGCTGATCTCTGTAGTTAAGCGCGTTAAAATCCCACAACAGTGTTACTTGAACTTCACCCTTTTCGATATTCGCGAGTGATGCCTCTGCATTGGACAGACGGCCTTTTTTCGCGAGATCCTCAAAATAGGCAATTCCCGGTTCAATGTTCGATTCGTCTCCACCAAAAGCAATCGCCGCGGCCAATACAGCCATTTGAGCTTGCGCAGCTTTCGTTACGTCACCGACAATAATTTTGTAATCGCCATTTTTAAGATCTTCCCAGCTCTTAGGTGGCGTTTGGACAAGCTTAGTATTCGTTAAGAAAGAGATCGATCCTTGATAACCTACTATCCAATGTCCGTCCTTATCTTTAGCCCAGTCGGGTATTTCACCCCAGTACGAGGTTTTATAAGGTTGCGTTACTCCTTTATCAATGGCCACCGATCCGAATGCAATACCAACATCACCTATATCCGCAGTTGGCTTAGCTTTCTCAGCTTCAAACTTAGCGATTTCTTCGGCACTCGACATATCTGTATCTGTATGAGCGAGTGAGTATTTAGTTTGCAAATCTCCCCAAGTGTCTTTCCAGTTTGCCCACGTATCCGGCATACCGACGCTTACGACGGTGCCTTCTTCCTTGGCTTTCTTCTCAAGATCAGCTACTGAAATTTTTTCAGCCCCCGCACTTGATTCCACTTCCTTATTGTTATTACTCCCACAAGCAGCAAGCATTAGAACGAGTACAGATAGAACAAGACCGACAGCTAATTCTTTCTTTAACCAATGTTTCATGATTTCTCTCTCACTCCCATGTGGATTATTGTGGGTTCTCTCTTTAATCTTGTTGCTTTCTACCCTACTAAAGTATAGATTCTGACTATTTGCGCTAGATTATCTAAATTGCTAACATTTGTTAAATCGAGAACTTACAAAAATTGAAAGAGGGAGTCCCATAAGGTAACTTAAGGGGCAGCCTCTTGCTAAATGTATATCGATTATAGTTTTTGCGGGGAAGTATCTCCTTCCGGTTGTTGATTGAGATCGTGAAATCTGAATAGGTAAACTCGTAACAAGGAGATTTCACGATCTCAAAGACAAACGCTTCGCTCCTACAGGAGATACTTCCCCTCTTTTCTTATCGATTACAGTAAGAAAAATACAAAACCTATGATTTAGCTTTGGACACCTCAAGAAAAACAGGGAATTTCGTCGCTTCCTACTTCGTGACCTGCCGAAGGTAAGCCTAAAGGTTGATTGGCTTTCGTTTAGGCATAATCTGCTTAAGCAAGCAGAAGTTGATCAAAAACGAAAGGTGTTGGCACAGGATTAACCTCCTGCACCAACACCTTTTCGTTTGAACGTCATTTTTGATCAAAGTGAATTAAGCGTTATGAATTAAAGAAAGTGCTAAGTGAATACTTTTGGCTGGTCCCTCCAAAATTTTCAGTAGACACTTTAAGATAAATAGTTGCCCCGGGGGTTAATTGCACACTATATAAATAATCTATCGTTCCTGATTTAGCAGCCCGGAACAAGGTTGATGTGTGACTAGCGTCATATACAATTTTCGCTTCAAGTTTAAAGTAATTCGGATAGGATGAGGAAGAAAGATGAGTAGAGAAATATTGAGTCGAGGTTGTGGTGTTCTTGTAATAGTACCAATCCTCATCTGAGGCACTGTCCAACTCTGAAGACAGCACTGATGTTCCGCTTGGTCTTACTAGTGCAGAGCTCTCACTATCATACATTCCGGTAACTGCGAATGCAGACTGTGAAAATACAAGCATCATTGCAACACTCATAATCAGCAAACCAACTTTTCTTTTCATAAATTATTCCTCCATAAGTTTTTATTTGAAGACTATCCAGTCTTCTACTATATATGACAATTTGGAGGGCGATTCGTTGCACTCTGAACTTTTTTAAATTACTCCCCTTCCTCTACTTCATATAGACAATGGAATAACTTGGTCTTCATGGACTACTCAATTGTGGGAAAGGTAACAAAAACCCCTAATTGAAGGAGTCCTACCGTGACCAAAAACCTTGAGGAATTGCTCCGACAAATCGAGCAGATGAGACACGAGCTTCATGAATTGATTAACAGTAAAAGCTTTTCCGATCAGGAAGTCGTTGTGGCAAGCCAGATGCTTGATTCTATTTTAAATGAATACCAACGTTTGTTATCCAAAAAGTCTAAAGAATGATGGAAGCAAAGGAATCTCAGTCCCCCTCCTTCATAATAATAAAAAGAACCCCATTAACCAAATTTGGTTGGTGGGGTATTCCCGTCTTACGCGAAAATCTCATATATACCAATCAAAATTAGCATAAACCCTGAAATGTAGTTTGAATATTTTCCAATAAAAGTTTTAGTAAGCATATATCCAAAGTGGCTACCGATTCCAACGGTTAATATCGAGAACAATCCAATAGAAATAACTGTCCACGTAGCTGAAATGCCATTTGCGCCAATACCTATTCCACCTGCTAAGCAGTTTGCAGATAAAATAAAACCAAGAGTTATCGCTTCTCTGGAAGAAATAATATGATTCTTGTCCTTATCAATCAGGTCGGGATTTTTTAATGACTCCTGTTTAGAAAATAGATTAGACAAGAGAGTCCATAAGCCAATAGCACATAACAAAAGACTACCCAAAAGACTGGCAGTAGATGGTGATATATATTCAATAATCGTACCACCAGCTATTACGGCAATATAAGTAACAATCGCAGATATAAGAGCAATAATTATGTTTGATGATATCGGAATCTTCGTCTGCTTAACCCCATAGGCTAGGCTAATCCCCAAATTATCCAAGTTCGCAGCTATACCTATAACAATAATCGTAATCCAATGCATAGTATCAGTTTCCTCCTCGAAGCCCTTCAATGTTTCTTTAAACATATGCGGAAAATAATCCTTTGTTCAAAAACAAACCTTCAGCAACGCAAAAAGCACCTCTGATCGTGCACCCGTGAGGCACCTCTACTATTATAGTGGTTTTTACACGCGAATTCTTTATAGATTTCTGACTTAAATAATCATAAATAATTACTAAAACCTGAATAACATTTCGGGTTTTGTTGTTATTGCAAACCTTTATCACATATTTGTATGAAATTGAGAATTATTTCCTGTGTATTCTTTGCCAATCATTGTAAGCTTAAGCTATCACACGAATAGAGGAGAAGAACTCCCTTGCGCAAATTAGGCCTCGCTCTACTTATGCTTTCAATTGTTTTTGTCAACACAAGCGTGTCAATGGCACACCCAGGAAGAACGGATGCTAATGGCGGTCATACGTGCCGCACAAATTGTGCGAAATGGGGTCTCAAGGATGGTGAATACCATTATCACAACGGTGGCACGACATCTACTCCAGCAGCCCCTTCAAGTAGCCCAAGCAGCCCAAGTGGCTCAAACGACTCAAAGAGCACAGCACTTAAGGCCGATAAAATTAAACCTCCAGCTAAGGGTAAGCTTTCCGTCTATTTCTTGAACGTCGGGCAAGGCGATGCTACCTATATTAAGACTGCTGCCGGAGATGATATTCTTATTGATGCCGGCAAGAAAGAAGCTGGAGAAATTGTCGTCAATTATCTTAAGCAGCTTGGTGTCGATGATATCGAGGTCATGATCTCCACTCATCCTGATGCGGATCATGTTGGCGGACTTGATACCGTTCTGAAAAACTTCAAGGTCAAGGCGGTATATGCACCTAAGGTTTCACACACGACTGATACTTTCAAAAATTTTCTGGTAGCTGTAAAAAAACAAGGTTTAACCATTAAAGAAGCTAAGGCTGGGGTAGCTTTACCCTTGAAAGGCGTAACAGCCAAATTTGTTGGACCCGTAAAGACTTATGGAGACGATCTGAACGATTGGAGCGCAGTCCTTCATCTGACTCATGGCAGCAATACGTTTCTCTTCACCGGCGATGCCGAGAAAAAATCAGAGGCAGATATGCTTGCAGATAACCAGACCCTTAAAGCAGATGTATTAAAAGTAGGACACCATGGCTCAGTTTCTTCTACGAACGCGGCTTTTCTGAAAGCTGTTGCTCCCAAATATGCGATCATTAGTGTAGGTAAGAACAGTTATGGGCACCCTGCTGCAACAATCTTAAATAGACTTGAAACAGCTAAAGCAACAATCTACAGAACAGATTTGAACGGAACAATTACTGCTGTAAGCGATAGTAAAAAAATTACTTTTATAAAGGTGAAATAATATGGAAAAGGGAATAATTGATCGGTTCGAGGGAAACATTGCTGTTATTGAAATTAACGGGATCACGAGAGAATTCCCTAAAGCTTCTTTACCAAAGGGAAGCAAGGCTGGAGATTGCGTAGAAATCGAAGCTGGAGAAATTCGTTTAGATACCGAGGAAACAACCAAGAGAAAGAAAGAAATAAAGGATTTAATGGATGAGCTATTCGAATAGCAAATAGAGTGAAAGGCCTGTTTTGATAGAGAGCAACAC
This portion of the Cohnella abietis genome encodes:
- a CDS encoding MBL fold metallo-hydrolase — translated: MRKLGLALLMLSIVFVNTSVSMAHPGRTDANGGHTCRTNCAKWGLKDGEYHYHNGGTTSTPAAPSSSPSSPSGSNDSKSTALKADKIKPPAKGKLSVYFLNVGQGDATYIKTAAGDDILIDAGKKEAGEIVVNYLKQLGVDDIEVMISTHPDADHVGGLDTVLKNFKVKAVYAPKVSHTTDTFKNFLVAVKKQGLTIKEAKAGVALPLKGVTAKFVGPVKTYGDDLNDWSAVLHLTHGSNTFLFTGDAEKKSEADMLADNQTLKADVLKVGHHGSVSSTNAAFLKAVAPKYAIISVGKNSYGHPAATILNRLETAKATIYRTDLNGTITAVSDSKKITFIKVK
- a CDS encoding ABC transporter ATP-binding protein yields the protein MNAYLELQGIRKQFGNTSVLNNVDLKIREGELVTLLGPSGCGKSTLLRCIAGLTEIDGGRMLLEQKDIVNLPPRSREIGMVFQSYALFPNLTVSENIQYGMKMRGASKEARRNRSEELLVLIDLEDKRDAYPQHLSGGQQQRVALARSLAVQPKLLLLDEPLSALDAKIRKNLRTEIRDIQKKFNMTTIFVTHDQEEALTLSDRVCLMNKGSIVQEGTPEAVYTTPRTEFVARFMGSYNVLTRPEALRLFEQLDSASESFAIRPESVLLLSEETRSDAVHAGKRIVEGTVYSVTILGNIIRYSIDVAGVMLTIDTLNDGRSLRIKERSLVSLALDGSQLLHLDREGA
- a CDS encoding manganese efflux pump yields the protein MFKETLKGFEEETDTMHWITIIVIGIAANLDNLGISLAYGVKQTKIPISSNIIIALISAIVTYIAVIAGGTIIEYISPSTASLLGSLLLCAIGLWTLLSNLFSKQESLKNPDLIDKDKNHIISSREAITLGFILSANCLAGGIGIGANGISATWTVISIGLFSILTVGIGSHFGYMLTKTFIGKYSNYISGFMLILIGIYEIFA
- a CDS encoding DUF3006 domain-containing protein, with the protein product MEKGIIDRFEGNIAVIEINGITREFPKASLPKGSKAGDCVEIEAGEIRLDTEETTKRKKEIKDLMDELFE
- a CDS encoding ABC transporter permease, whose amino-acid sequence is MGTKKKTGWAHRSLMLVLMIYLLLPLLATTIYAFAKDWQATVLPERWTLEWFSGMFQDIRFLDALWTSLYLCGISVAFSLVIMLPAVFIITVYLPKWETFMKGLVVLPYAVPGVVAAVGLIRAYSSGPINITGTAYILIGAYFIVILPYMYQGIRNSLLTVSAVELLNSAEMLGATRIKAFRSVVLPNIWPGVIISTLLSFSVLFGEFVLTNLLVGGHIQTIQVYLYQRVGESGHLASAIAISYFVFILLLSMILMKLGQKMNKGVQG
- a CDS encoding ABC transporter substrate-binding protein; its protein translation is MKHWLKKELAVGLVLSVLVLMLAACGSNNNKEVESSAGAEKISVADLEKKAKEEGTVVSVGMPDTWANWKDTWGDLQTKYSLAHTDTDMSSAEEIAKFEAEKAKPTADIGDVGIAFGSVAIDKGVTQPYKTSYWGEIPDWAKDKDGHWIVGYQGSISFLTNTKLVQTPPKSWEDLKNGDYKIIVGDVTKAAQAQMAVLAAAIAFGGDESNIEPGIAYFEDLAKKGRLSNAEASLANIEKGEVQVTLLWDFNALNYRDQLGKDQYNVAIPKEGSVVSGYATIINKYAPHPNAAKLAREYILSDAGQINLAKGYARPIRDSVKLPDDVAAKLLPTADYANVKPVGDFKVWEATAKTIPQLWQERVLVHMS
- a CDS encoding aspartyl-phosphate phosphatase Spo0E family protein; amino-acid sequence: MTKNLEELLRQIEQMRHELHELINSKSFSDQEVVVASQMLDSILNEYQRLLSKKSKE
- a CDS encoding ABC transporter permease encodes the protein MKRRNRWVFLGLVPFAIMVIAFQFAPILSMLTGSLKPEAGSGISFDFYTKIINSKYYLQAIKNSLLISIFSSVIGIIVGLICAYSITRFSPRVRDRLLMLSNMTSNFAGVPLAFAYIILLGSNGVFTLLFKQWGWSVFADFNLYSWSGLVLVYVYFQVPLALLLLYPSFYGIREQWMEAASLLGASKWRFWTTIGIPILTPAVFGTLGILFANAMGAYATAYALVGGNYNLLAVRIGSLVSGDVVNQPQLGNALAVILALSTLLAVYLNHKMTQRSQMFNSTHAFARKARSRRKLLRPWGASSVKEEL